In Camelina sativa cultivar DH55 chromosome 13, Cs, whole genome shotgun sequence, the genomic window tttgatctctgtttattgattgatttttatttgtcttcttcttcctcgaagGCTGTTGTTGGCCATGGAAGGAAGATACAAATATCAGTAGGACCCAAGTGAATAGCCCAGATGTTTCTTCTGTTGACTGGTGGATGATTCGAGGATGGAGGCTGCTTGCTTGCAGATCAAACTCAGTGGCCAAGGTTccattcttttctctctctctctgtttcttttttgattAAACATTTATCGTGACTAAAGTGTAGCTTATCATTGCTATGTTGCAGATTGTACATGATGATGAGCTTGTGACATTTTAATGGCTGGTGGATTCGAGGAAGGAGGCTGCTTGCATGTCAAACTCAGTGAGCTATTTATTGAACATGATGCAGCTTCTGAAAAGTTTATCATAAAACAGTGAACAACAATTAATCCTTGTAAGTAATTCCCGTTACTTGAACGGCATCTTTTTACACTACTCAGTTTGATTTTCTAATGTCTTGTTGCATTTAATTTTACCATGTTTCTTTCAGGCCCCCCTGTGGATCATCCCAAAACCAGTTGGAGATGTAACATGTTCTCCGAAAGGTAAAACTTTCCGTCTCCAATCCACACACAGATTGAGTTTAAATTTGCTTTAAAGTCTTTTCTTATTGGGTCATTGTTACGATTTAGATCAAAAGGtgaatgatatttttgtttttttttccctttgttgCTTCTCTAGATGGTTCACTTTCTTCATAGAATCCGGGATGATGCACACTATATGACGCAGCAACACAACGATGGAATGGAAATTTCGTATCCCTTTTCTTGATCTCTGTAAGTGATTTCAAAATCCTTTTCTTTactgtttctcttttttttttacgtgtTTAAAGTTAATCCTTATTCAGATGTGGAAGTTATTGAATGTGCAGCTTCTGGAAATTTATCACAGCACGGTGGATTCGAGGAGGCTGCTTGCATATCAAACTTAGTGGCCAAGGTTCCATTTTTTTCCCTGTCTCTTTTTGGTTGTTGGCTTGGAAACATTTATCTTGACTGAAGTGTGGCTTATCATGGCTATGTTGCAGGTTGTACATGATGAGTTAGTGAAGTTGTGATGGCTGCTGGAGAAGAATCTGAGCTACGCTTTGCTAAACCAGGTCTTAAAGAGGAAGCCCTAGAAGACCTTTTCCTAAAAAATTAAACTTGGTACTCTCTAATCTCACTCTCTCTATATctttccatctttcttcttcttcttcttcttcttgtttgcaaattctcatattttctttctgttttttttggccATGGATTTATTTAGGTGATATTATGTTTCCATGGATGTTTGATGAGATTCATGCCTTGAAGCCATTCAAAGTTTCCGTTGATCTCTTGGCCATTATATGATAGTCGCTACATTAAAAATACTAAGGTCTGTTTCTCTGACTCTGAAtcttcattgttttctttttcttatggaTCCGACAATGTTCCATATGTTTTGACATGTCTCTTTCTGGTAGGTGCGTGTTGGGTTGGCCATGGAAGATACATAACACAAGGAGCCTAGTGAAGGGCCCCCAGCTGATGTTTGTTCTGTTGACTGGTGGACTCAGGAAAGAGGCTGCTTGCAGAGCCAAACTCAAAGGCTAaggttttatgttttttctctgctttctattttacatgttttttattttccctcTCTCACGCAATTTCCCAGCAATTTCAGGTCCGTGATTAGAGTTCCTTGTACTCAAAGCTGAAGTCAACGGTGCTCTTCTCCATCGAGACATGTATGTATGAAGCCAGAACTTAGGAGAGATTGTGTCTGATACATGTCATTCTTGCTTTCTCTACCCGCAATccagcttctctctttctcctccacGGTTTGCCTTCCAACTTTGCTTTCTTCTTAGTTTTTTCGTTTTGATCTCTGTTCGATGGTTTGTCATAttgcttttttatttgtcttctttgtgaTATTTTCTGTTGTGTAGCTGAGACGAGAGCTATGGAGTTTGGTGAAACCGAAGAGTGATGTTGGCCATGGGGGATACTCATATCAGATGGACCCAAGTGAATAGCCCAGATGTTTCTTCTGTTGACTGAAGTGTGGCTAATCATTGCTATATGTACATGATGATGAGCATTTGAAATTGTGATGGCTAGTGGATTCGAGGAAGGAGGCTGCTTACAGATAGTTATTATGCCTTGTAAGTAATTCCTGATACTTAAATGGCATCTTTTAACGTCTTGTTACACTTTGTTTTACAGTGAACAACAATTATGGCTTGTTTCTTTCAGGCACCATGGATCATCCCAAAACCAGTTGGAGATGTCACATGTCCTccaaaaggtaaaatatattgtCTCCAATCTCCACAGACAAATTGAGTTAAAATCAgcttaaagttttgttttttttggggtcattGTTACGATTTAGATCAGAAGGAgactgatatttttgttttttttttttgttttttccttagTTGCTTCTCTAGATGGTCCGGAAAGTTGCAGCAGCTTCCTGCTCTTATCAAggattcatttatttttgttcattctaTTTGATCTACTTTTTTACTTGGGAAAGGATTTAATACATTGCGTGAACTTGTTTATAGGCTTCATCTTCCGTGGCCAATGTTGATGATTGGAAGTGGAAGTTAGGTGTTAACGAACATGAAATTGTTTCCAGAGACAAATCTCGCCTAGAGAATGGGTATAGAAACTAGACCTTTATTTCGTCAGTAACCTATTTCGTATCTTGCACTATGTGCTAACCTGATTCTTGTTTCATAGGATTTTTGGTTCTAACTTAACAGTAAATTATTCTTAACAGGGGAGAAGTATGCGGATGTGCAATATGCAGAGAGCCTGGCAGGTATTATTATTGAACCACCTTTACCTCGTTCCTCTTAACTCTCCAACGAAGAGTCTTTACTATAAAAGAAATAGGTTAtttattgattgaataattgGAATCCCCAGAGGGAAGAACGATGTTGGAATTCCAGAATGATTTAAAAACAGTTCAAAACGATGTCCTGTGGTAACGAAGAAAAGCCTGATGATGGTTCCTTCATCTCTCTTCCGTTTCCACTATGGGAGGTTCCATTTAGGTTTCTGTAAAACAAACTATATATTCTATTagccttcttcttttttttttttttttttttttttttttttttttttttttttttttttttttttttttttttttttttttttttttttNNNNNNNtttttttttttttttttttttgtggccgccgccttcgtttttttttttaacgtctaTATATTAGCCTTCAGAACTACTATTTATTCATATTCGACTAGAATTAATAAATCTTCAAACCTAAATCCCTAGATCTGAAAAAAGATAATTTGGAACCCTAGCTAATACACGCTCTTGTCAACATATCACCATGGAAGAAATCGCCATCAAAGTAATCTTCTTCTGATcatgaattatatatgtaagaaaagtattatatatatatatatatatatatatatatatgaggtgAGTAGAATTTCTGATTAGATCTTTTGTGCCTTTTAGGATTCGAATGACAGTGTTGCAGAGGCTCCAAAATCCcggtaaaattttattttacatatatattatttttgggattcttttttgttttgttgttgtctgtGTTGATGATGTTCATaagtagtattatttttatctcCACCTTGCATGCAATCAGAATCAAATTGTTGAACAATTAGCACATTCACGACGGTTTCCGTTGAGGGATATGACACTATATGACACTTCGATGCCAGAGTATTATGTCAAGCTCGCGTTGTCAAAACTTTTCTCTTCATGTGGACGTATCGTACTTTGTTATGTTCCCAGAGACTTTGCTAGGGGTATCCTCAAGAGGtacctttccttttctttcttttatctgtGGCTTTTTATTAATTCCCTTCCTTCtaggctctctctctcattcatgttttaattataatctcAAATTGCATCAGTGTTGCCTTCGTGAGGTTCGCTGGTGGCGTTGAAACTTAATGGAACTGACGTCGGAGGATGGACTCCAATCGTTAAGCCTGCAACCTTACCGATCGATGATGATGTTAATCCTTTTCCTGACCTTGATCTTAGTAATCCCTCGACTTGGATTAAAAAATACaggtaaatttttaataaatattatcttctgcgtatcaattttttttttgtaggatgtACTACTAACTCTTGTAGTATCTgtaacatatatgttttctaGCTAGCTAATGTGGTTCTTTCTCTCCTTGAATTAATCAATATTTAGGGTCCTCGTTACCGGATATGACAATTCGCTTCCTGAGATTGATCTCAAGATGGCACTCTGTAGACATTTCTCTTCATGTGGAGATATCTGGAGAATTGATGTTTTCTCTAAGTTTGTCGCTTCTTTCTTCctacagattttgttttaatttttttttttcccaatgcAACTCTCAAGTTCTAACTaaagtctctgtctctgtcgaatttttttttacagtgcAGCTGACATTACCATGCAAGGAGAAGGATGTGTTGAAAAGGCGGTGGAACTAAATGGAAGTATCATGGGAGAAAGGACTCTTGTTGTTAAACCTGGTGCAACCAGAGGAAGGTGGCGCACCACCAATTCTGATGGAGAGAGCCAACCAAGTACACACATTTGCTCTTGCTTCTTAGATTCTTCTTGTTAACAAATTTAAACTCTCTCATTATAGTTTCGTTGTTTATTCTTTTATAGTGGGTTGTTTACCTAGTAGGAGGACGATGAAcgagaagatgaaggagaaggagaaggccaaGATGagggagatgaagatgaaggtgaAGGTGGAGAGGGAGATGAAGAAGTAGAAGGCTCTCCCTTAGGACTTGGAAAATGCTCAATAATCATTATCTGCTTTAATCTCTTTCTCTGgatgttaaaaataattatactaattatgCGTTATTTGCTTTTGCAATTACAAATGCTAcctttgttttctaatttttattacttCGGTTTCCGTTTCTCCTTGAGAGATCACATAGCCGATCTTATCAAAAGGCAAGACAAAAAGGAGAAACATCTTTACACAACATGTATTAACAACCTTATTAATCAACTAAGTTTAACATCTAAGTTTAGCGAGTTGATTTGGTAACTTTGGATGAGACTAGCAATGAATGGATCCCAGTAACAAAAACCGTCTCCCTACCCTTGTCAAGGCCAATTTCCCTCCCTATGAACGTGACTTCTTCGCCCACAATGCCACTGGCCGTTTCACTAATGGGAAACTCGCCGCCGACTTTACCAGCCTAACTCACTAATTCACGTGTATATAGTACCATCTATCATTTCTTATTCTTTATTGTTTGAGTAGCTGAGAATCTAGGATTCACTTCTTTATCCGGTGCCGACCTTTAGCCAAGATGCAAATGGGACAAATATGTTAACCGGAGCCAATTTCGCCTCTGGTGATTCCGGTTTTCTTGACGGAACTGTCATGATATACGTAATTTAATATccttaataagaaaaagaagaagatggatatgGAGAAGGATAAGGGTTTCTCTTAGGAGACGACTAACCCTCTTTGGTGTTTTTAACTGTGTGATACAATGTAacctttgttttcctttttattaattacttcGGTTTTTCCTTGAGATAACATACCCAATGTTATCAAAGACAAGACTAAAAACAACTGTACCCAACATGAAATGTTTATTAATCCTTGACAGTTTTGCATTCTTTATTTTTACTCAAGGATACAAGAATATAATTGTGTATTAAAGGATTGAGGATTCTAACACACCTTTATTACTCAACTAAGTTTAAATAGTTGATTTGGTAAGTTTGGATGAACTAATATACTCCAAagtccaaaacaaaattttcctttctttttcatcaaaaaagttTTGAGCAATCTTAATCGCAATGTTGCATCATTTCGAATCAAAACAATAACACATAATAACACAATCTATAACACAAATCCGAAGTACAACAAATTTATAGCTCTCGTTGTTATTCTTAAAATTTCCAATATGGAGACTCGataaaaactctctctctctctcgagttATATCCACagagaagaagcagcagcaatGGCTGCCACAGTAGCGATTCTGACCCCAAATCCGAATCCGATTCTCTCTGCGTCTGATGAATCAGTAGAATCTCCACCA contains:
- the LOC104734328 gene encoding uncharacterized protein LOC104734328 encodes the protein MELTSEDGLQSLSLQPYRSMMMLILFLTLILVIPRLGLKNTGSSLPDMTIRFLRLISRWHSVDISLHVEISGELMFSLTDITMQGEGCVEKAVELNGSIMGERTLVVKPGATRGRWRTTNSDGESQPMGCLPSRRTMNEKMKEKEKAKMREMKMKVKVEREMKK